In Prionailurus viverrinus isolate Anna chromosome C2, UM_Priviv_1.0, whole genome shotgun sequence, one DNA window encodes the following:
- the NKIRAS1 gene encoding NF-kappa-B inhibitor-interacting Ras-like protein 1 isoform X2 has translation MEDCETMEDVYMASVETDRGVKEQLHLYDTRGLQEGVELPKHYFSFADGFVLVYSVNNLESFQRVELLKKEIDKFKDKKEVAIVVLGNKIDLSEQRQVDAEVAQQWARSEKVRLWEVTVTDRKTLIEPFTLLASKLSQPQSKSSFPLPGRKNKGNSSSEN, from the exons ATGGAAGATTGTGAAACGATGGAAGATGTATATATGGCTTCAGTGGAAACGGATCGGGGAGTAAAGGAACAGTTACATCTTTATGATACCAGAGGCTTACAGGAAGGTGTGGAGCTACCAaagcattatttttcatttgctgATGGCTTTGTTCTTGTGTACAGTGTGAATAACCTTGAATCCTTTCAAAGAGTGGAGcttctgaagaaagaaattgataagtttaaagacaaaaaagag gtAGCGATTGTTGTGTTAGGAAACAAAATCGACCTTTCTGAGCAGAGACAAGTAGATGCTGAGGTGGCACAGCAATGGGCAAGAAGTGAGAAAGTGCGACTGTGGGAGGTAACGGTTACGGATCGGAAAACTCTGATTGAACCATTCACTCTGTTAGCCAGCAAACTTTCCCAGCCCCAGAGCAAATCAAGCTTTCCTTTGCCTGGGAGGAAAAACAAAGGGAACTCTAGCTCTGAGaactaa